In the Mycolicibacter sp. MU0102 genome, one interval contains:
- a CDS encoding bifunctional 3,4-dihydroxy-2-butanone-4-phosphate synthase/GTP cyclohydrolase II, whose product MTKLDTVERAVADIAAGKAVVVIDDEDRENEGDLIFAAEKATPELVAFMVRYTSGYLCVPLDGAICDRLGLLPMYAVNQDKHGTAYTVTVDAKNNVGTGISASDRATTMRLLADPGSVADDFTRPGHVVPLRAKDGGVLRRPGHTEAAVDLARMAGLQPAGAICEIVSQKDEGAMAQTEELRVFADEHGLALISIADMIEWRRKHEKHIERVAEARIPTRHGEFRAVGYTSIYEDVEHVALVRGEIAGPNNDGDDVLVRVHSECLTGDVFGSRRCDCGPQLDAALAMVAQEGRGVVLYMRGHEGRGIGLLHKLQAYQLQDAGDDTVDANLKLGLPADARDYGIGAQILTDLGVRSMRLLTNNPAKRVGLDGYGLHIIERVPLPVRANSENIRYLLTKRDRMGHELTGLEDYDDSAQLPDEFGGAL is encoded by the coding sequence ATGACGAAGTTGGACACCGTCGAGCGGGCGGTTGCCGACATCGCGGCCGGCAAGGCCGTCGTCGTCATCGACGACGAAGACCGCGAGAATGAAGGCGATCTGATCTTCGCCGCCGAGAAGGCCACCCCCGAGTTGGTGGCGTTCATGGTCCGCTATACCTCTGGCTATCTGTGCGTCCCCCTGGACGGCGCCATCTGCGACCGGCTGGGTCTGCTGCCGATGTATGCGGTGAATCAGGACAAGCATGGCACCGCCTACACCGTCACCGTCGACGCGAAAAACAATGTCGGAACCGGGATTTCGGCTTCCGATCGGGCCACCACGATGCGTCTGCTGGCTGACCCGGGCAGTGTCGCCGACGACTTCACCCGCCCCGGCCACGTGGTGCCGTTGCGTGCCAAGGACGGCGGGGTGCTGCGCCGGCCGGGCCACACCGAAGCCGCGGTCGACCTGGCCCGGATGGCCGGCCTGCAGCCCGCCGGCGCGATCTGCGAGATCGTCAGCCAAAAGGACGAGGGCGCGATGGCCCAGACCGAAGAGCTGCGAGTCTTCGCCGACGAGCATGGCCTGGCCCTGATCTCCATCGCCGACATGATCGAGTGGCGGCGCAAGCACGAAAAGCACATCGAACGGGTCGCTGAAGCCCGCATCCCGACCCGTCACGGCGAGTTCCGGGCGGTCGGCTACACCAGCATCTACGAGGACGTCGAGCATGTCGCGCTGGTCCGCGGCGAGATCGCCGGGCCGAACAACGACGGCGACGACGTGCTCGTTCGCGTGCACTCGGAGTGCCTGACCGGCGATGTTTTCGGCTCGCGGCGCTGTGACTGTGGCCCGCAGCTGGACGCGGCACTGGCGATGGTCGCGCAGGAGGGCCGCGGGGTCGTGCTCTACATGCGTGGCCACGAGGGCCGCGGCATCGGGCTGCTGCACAAACTGCAGGCCTACCAGCTGCAGGACGCCGGCGACGACACCGTTGACGCCAACCTCAAACTGGGCTTGCCGGCCGACGCCCGCGACTACGGAATCGGGGCGCAGATCCTCACGGACCTCGGTGTCCGTTCGATGCGGCTGCTCACCAACAACCCGGCCAAGCGTGTCGGGCTGGACGGCTACGGGCTGCACATCATCGAGCGGGTGCCGCTGCCGGTGCGGGCCAACTCGGAGAACATCCGCTACCTGTTGACCAAGCGTGACCGGATGGGCCATGAACTGACCGGCTTGGAGGACTACGACGACTCTGCGCAGCTGCCGGACGAATTCGGCGGGGCGCTGTAG
- a CDS encoding riboflavin synthase: MFTGIVEELGELVGREDLADAARLVICGPTVTSDARHGDSIAVNGVCLTVVDVQAGGRFSADVMRETLERSSLGSLQVGSPVNLERAAALNSRLGGHIVQGHVDGTGQVLSRTPGQHWEVVRIGLPASLARYVVEKGSITVDGTSLTVSGLGADPDDFFEVSLIPTTLELTTLGRAPVGTVVNLEVDVIAKYVERLVTKPTE; the protein is encoded by the coding sequence ATGTTCACCGGAATCGTCGAGGAGCTGGGCGAGCTGGTCGGCCGCGAGGACCTCGCCGACGCTGCGCGCCTGGTCATCTGTGGCCCCACCGTCACCTCCGACGCCCGCCACGGCGACTCGATCGCCGTCAATGGCGTGTGCCTCACCGTCGTCGATGTGCAGGCCGGCGGCCGGTTCAGCGCCGACGTGATGCGCGAGACGCTGGAGCGATCCAGCCTGGGATCGTTGCAGGTCGGAAGCCCGGTGAACCTGGAACGTGCGGCCGCTCTGAACAGCCGGCTGGGCGGCCACATCGTGCAGGGCCACGTCGACGGCACCGGGCAGGTCCTGTCCCGCACCCCCGGGCAGCACTGGGAAGTGGTGCGGATCGGGCTGCCGGCGTCGCTGGCGCGCTACGTGGTGGAAAAGGGCTCGATCACCGTCGACGGAACCTCGCTGACGGTCTCCGGACTGGGTGCCGACCCTGATGACTTCTTTGAAGTCTCGCTGATTCCGACCACCTTGGAACTGACCACGCTGGGCCGGGCGCCGGTCGGCACGGTGGTGAATCTCGAGGTGGACGTGATCGCCAAGTACGTCGAGAGACTGGTGACAAAGCCCACGGAATGA
- a CDS encoding LppX_LprAFG lipoprotein — protein sequence MSPMRRLLIALATATTAAALFAGCSSKDAGGPLPDATTLVKESATTTANLKSAHLALSVTGQIKSLPVKTLEGDLTTQPTTAAKGSAKILMLGSEVDAKFVVIDGDLYAAITGDDYDNFGSADKIYDVAAILSPEKGLANMLANLADAKSAGRDTINGQKAVRVTGNAPADAVNALAPQLKATAPTPATVWISEDDDHQLVQAQLNPSAGNSIQMTLSKWNAPVTIEKPAGA from the coding sequence ATGTCCCCCATGCGCAGACTTCTCATCGCCCTGGCCACCGCGACCACTGCCGCCGCGCTGTTCGCGGGCTGTTCGTCCAAGGATGCCGGCGGACCGTTGCCGGACGCGACGACGCTGGTCAAGGAATCGGCCACCACCACCGCCAACCTCAAGAGCGCGCACCTGGCGCTCTCGGTGACCGGTCAGATCAAGAGCCTGCCGGTCAAGACCCTTGAGGGTGACCTGACCACCCAGCCGACCACCGCGGCCAAGGGCAGCGCGAAGATCCTGATGCTGGGCTCGGAGGTCGACGCCAAGTTCGTCGTGATCGATGGCGACCTCTACGCGGCGATCACCGGTGATGACTACGACAACTTCGGCTCCGCGGACAAGATCTACGACGTGGCCGCGATCCTGAGCCCGGAGAAGGGCCTGGCCAACATGCTGGCCAACCTGGCCGACGCGAAGTCCGCCGGTCGCGACACCATCAACGGCCAGAAGGCCGTCCGGGTCACCGGCAATGCGCCCGCCGACGCGGTGAACGCCCTGGCGCCGCAGCTGAAGGCCACCGCGCCGACGCCGGCCACGGTCTGGATCTCCGAGGATGATGACCACCAGCTGGTGCAGGCCCAGCTCAACCCCAGCGCGGGTAACTCCATCCAGATGACCCTGTCGAAGTGGAACGCACCGGTCACGATTGAGAAGCCGGCGGGAGCGTAA